From the Sphingobium yanoikuyae genome, the window GACAACGGGCAGACTCTGCCCGACCCGTTGCTGCGCGCGACGCATCGCTACGGCTTCTACAAATCCAGCGAAGACCTCCATGTGAACGTCGAGGTTCTCGAGGCCCATGATGAAACGTGCCTGACCCTGACGCTTGTAGCCGCTACCGAAGGCTGGGACTCTCTCGGTAAACAATATCTCTACGGGCTTGTGGCTCTTCGCCTGTCTGAAGACTGGACCATCCTGTCGTCGGGCGAACGCTATTATGTGCTCACCCCGCCGCAGCCGAAGGAGAACCCGCCCGACGTCAAGCCTGTCTGCTCTCGATGCGGAAGTGATCGCGTCGTGCGCGATGCCTGCGTCCGATGGAGCCAGATCACCCGCGGATGGGTGCTGATCGACGTACATGAATGCACATTCTGCGAGGCCTGCGAGGCGGAGGGTGATGACCTCCTCCATTGGGCGGCGAACGATGCGTCACAGCCGCCGGAAGCAGAGCAATGACCGGCCCCAATGGAACGCACGTGCCACCTTCGGAGGACGTGCGGCGGTCGCCGCCAGAGATAGAACTGCGCTGGCGCGACGAGAACTATGGTTCGGTCTACGCGGTTGCCGCCTTTCGCAACTATGCAGGCACCTTCGCGTGGAGCGAGCGTACGCACCAGCGTTTCCGGGGGTGCCTCAAACGAGCGGGCTTCGAATTCCATCATGGCCGCTGCTCTTACATCGCGAAATCGGGGGACCGGGCGGACCGCAAGCGAGCATTGTGCGACGAACTTGCCGCCGCTGGTTTCAAGATCATTCATGGCGATGTGCGGAACCAGACGTGATTGTCGCTCGCCCGCCCGCATGGGCCCATCGTCTGCGCTCCCTTGAAGGGCGTCTGCTCGCCGTCTGTTTCGGTGCCGGCGTGGATTCCACCGCAATGCTCATTGCGCTCTATCTGGCGGGTATCCGGCCCCAGATTATCACATTTGCCGATGTCGGCGGCGAAAAACCGGAAACCCTCGTTCACCTTGCACGAATGAACGCGGTTCTGGCATCATGGGGTTGGCCACCGATCGACATCTGCCGGAAAGTCACGCTCGCCTCGACAAGCTACGACGATCTTTATGGAAATTGTATTGCGAATGAGACCTTACCGTCTCTGGCTTTTGGCAAAAAGACATGTTCCCAAAAATATAAACAGACACCACAGGACCAATTCATCAAGGGTGCGCGCTCGGGGCCGAATGCCCGGTTACCGCACCCCGTGTGGGAAGAGGCCCAGCGTACAGGGCAACGGATCGTCAAACTGATCGGCTATGATTGTGGGCGCGCCGACATGAGACGATCGTAAGCGTCCGGTTTCCACGCGGAGAAAGCTCCAGCGGTGACAGAGCCTTTGAAGGCATCGAAGAAATACCATAGGGTAGCTCACCATCGCGAGTGCAGCCCAATGAAGATCGACAGCCTTTTAGTGAGTGTTCCCGAGCGACCGGTGCTTGGCCATGCTAGAGGTTCGATTAGCTTCCTGCCATCGAACCTCTCAATCTGGAGGTTGGAACACGAAAGCCGAATCTCGAACCAAGGCGCGCACTTGCAGCTTATTTTACCTGCGGCCATATTACTGGATTGCTTTGGCCGGCGTATGTCGGCGTTCAACTTCGAGGGTCCCTACCTCGGCGAGTTAACGGAGCGCCACGGCCTAGCCGATTATGAATACGGCGGATTTATGCAGCATGCGGTCACTGGCATCCAATTGCGCTCTAACGTTGATATTGATGAGGGGATTTTTCAGCTCGTACTGGCAGGAGCGTTATCCCCAATGCAGCAAAGCATCGATAATTGGGGAATCCCGAAACCGCTGACGGAATTTGCGGTGGAAGTCGCTTTTCCTATTGCAGAAGCCGGACTGGTTTTTCACGGTAAAGATAGTGAGATGCAAAGCGCCGTACAAAAGCGCCTCGATCGCTTGGTTACTGTATAATTCGTATTCTATGTTTGTTGCTCAAGCGAAACCCAATTCCATATGTGGACGGCTCCCTCTTGCAAGGGCTGAACGGAAAATTTGATCGGATCGCTTGCTTCCATATGTCCGGCCTTTCGGTGCGGTCGCACGTGACCGCTGGCCAAGATGGTTTCCGCGGTGTGTGTTCCCAACAAGGCAGCGGCCTGTGATGGCCATTGGAACTGACGGAGTGTCACACGCCTCGGATCGATCGATCGCACCATCTGCTCTCTTCATGCAAGATCACGGATCAGCTCAGTACGATAGCATTGATATTTTGCTCATCGTCCCTGGCTAATTCTTATGCTGCTACCGCAGTTAGCGCGGGCGGCGCGACGCACTGGTATCGCTCGCCGCTCACCATGAGTTTCCACGCGACACGTGCGGCTTTGTTAGCAACGGCAACCGCAACGAGCTTAGGCGATTTTCGTGCAATCAAGCCGATAAGCCACGGTGTTAGATTCCTGCCTCGCCCATTGCGGGCGTGCTGAACGACTGCGGTGGCTCCGACCACGAGCGTGCTTCTGAGAAGCTCATCACCAGCGCGAGTGATAACGCCGTGTCTTGTCTTGCCGGCGGTCGAGTGATCTTTGGGGGTCAGGCCCATCCATGCCGCAAAATCCCGACCGGATTTGAATAGATGCGGATCGGGCGTTTTCATCATGAGCAAGGTCGCGCCGATAGGCCCAACGCCGGGAATTTTGGCCAGTCGCTGACTACATTCGTCGTTGCGATGCCATTCCATCAGCTTCGCGTCGATCCGTTCGATCTCGCACTGGAGCTGCGCATATTCCTTTCCCTGCAGCGCAAAAAGTTCGCGCGCCAATTCGGGTATCGTTTCATCTTCCGCGATGCACTCGAGAAGCGGTACGACGCGACATGCACCCGTCGCCGCGGTGATGCCGAACTCCGCGCCATACCCTCGTATAGCGTTGACGAGCTGGGTGCGCTTCTGAATAAGCCTTTCGCGCACCCCGACCAACATGAGCGCGGCCTGTTGTTCTGCAGTCTTTACCGGAACGAAGCGCATTGTTGGGCGGCTCACCGCTTCGCAGAGAGCTTCGGCATCCGCAGCGTCGTTCTTGCCGCGCTTGACGTAGGGCTTCGCTAATTGCGGCGCGATCAACCTTACATCATGCCCGAGCGATCCGAGAAGACGAGCCCAATGATGTGAACTGCCGCATGCCTCGATAGCGACGAGGGTGGGTGGCAGCTTTTCGAAAAACCGAATCATCTCTCGGCGCGTCAACTTCTTGCGCAGCACTGGCTTCTCCGCTGCATCGACGCCATGCAGTTGAAAAACGTTCTTTGACGTATCCATGCCTATGCGGGTAATTTGCTCCACGGGCGGCTCCCTTGATTGAGTCTTGCAACGCACTCACTCTGGCACATTGCGATGCCGTTGGGAGCCGTCCACCCCAACAAGGCAGCAATTCTTCGATCCGGTTGATCGGATGCCCTTTACCGATGCGATCGAGCACGTCGGCTAGCCATCTCTGCGGATTGACGCCGTTAAGTTTGGCCGTTTCAAGCAATGAATACATGGCAGCAGCACGCTCCCCACCGCAGTCGGCACCTGCGAAAAGCCAATTTTTGCGGCCAAGGCAGATTCCCCGCAGGGCATTCTCCGCCGGATTGTTGTCGATCTCCAGCCTGCCGTCGTCGGTGTAGGTGAGCAGCTGCGGCTTAAGCTTCGCGGCAGAGCGCAAGGCCTCAGCCAGCGGCGACCGGGCCGATGCCTTGGACAACACATCGTCAGCCCAGGCAAAGAAATCCAGCGCCTTGAGCTTTGAGAGCTTGCGAGCCTTGCGACGGAAATCCGCGGGTTCGCGCCCGATCTGCCGCTCGACATCGTAAAGCTCGCCGATCATCTGCAGCCCTTGGAGCGCGACCGAGTTCGGGTCCGCCTTGTAGACATCGTTCAGCTTGCGCCGGGCATGGGCCCAACACGCAACAGGCGTAATTGGCGCGGGCTGGCGGTCACTCGCGTAGAGGCGCTCGAAACCGGCATAGGCATCGGCCTGCAGGAAGCCTGCAAAGGTCTTGAGATGCTCGCGTGGTCGCTCACCCTTACGATCGGGGCTGTAGCGGAACAGCGCAGCCGGCTTATCCAAGTGGCTCCATCGTCGGTTATCGCGAAGGTAAACCCATAGTCGCCCGGTTGCCGTCTTGCCGGTCCCCGGCGCCAGCACCGGGACGGGTGTGTCATCGGCGTGGAGCTTCACGCTTGCCATGACGTGATCGGCGATCCGATCGACCAGCGGTTGCAGCAACCAGCTTGCCTGCCCCAGCCAGTCCGCCATTGTCGAGCGACTGATCTCCACACCCTCGCGAGCGTAGATCTGCGACTGACGGTATAACGGCAGGTGATCGGCGAACTTGGAGACGATGACGTGGGCCAGCAAGCCAGGCCCCGCACGGCCCCGCGGCACGGGCAGCGCCGGGGCTGGTGCCTGGCTGATCGCATCGCAGCGGTTGCAGGACAGCTTGGGCCGGACATGACGGACGACGCGGAACCGGCCGGGGACATATTCCAGCACTTCGGTCACGTCCTCGCCGAGCTTGCCCATCGTGCCCCCACAGGCGGAGCAGCCGTCGGCATCCGGTGCTGCATGCATAACCTCATCGCGAGGAAGGTGGTCGGGCAGTGGTGCACGGCGAGGCTTGCGAGGGGCAGTCCTGGCCGGGGCTTCTTCGGGCACATGGCCGTCGACCACACACTCGGCATAGGCATGCTCGGCCTCGAGATCCTCCAGCGTCAACTCGAGCTGATCGGCTTGAAGAGCAAGGCGCTCCGACGACTGACCGAACTTCATGCGCCGGAGGCGGGCCAGTTGGACCTTGAACTTCTCGATCTGAAGCGCCGTCAGCAAAATCGAGTTCTGGGCGGTCTCAAGCTTCTCGCGGGTCGCGTCATGGGCCGTCCGTTCGGCCTCCAGCGCCTGCTCCGAAGCCGCCAGACGTGCGCGCATCGCCTCCGCAAAAGCGCGCAGTTCTGCGGGATCAACAGGGAGTTCGAGATCGTCGGGAGACACGCTTCCCGATAGCAGAATCCGGCCTTGCGCCCAAGCAGAAAGCCCGGAAATGCGGCGATTATCGCGTCAAATCTGCTCCGGCAGGCGGGGTGGATCGGGGGCTACTGTGCGCCGCCAATCCATCGCTTCGATCAGCAGCGCAAACTGCGCCGGGGTCAGCACGACACCGCCTTCGATGAGCGGCGGCCAGACGAAACGGCTCCGTTCCAAACGCTTGGCGAACAGGCAAAGCCCGGTGCCATCCCAGTGCAGCGCCTTCAGGTAATTGCCGCTCTTGCTGCGAAACAGGAAGACATGCCCGCCGTAGGGCTCGACTGCGAATAGCGGGCGGACCAGCGCCGCCAGCCCATCGAAACCGAGCCGCATGCTGACCGGCTTGCTCGCCAGATAGACCTTCGTTCCGGGCGCAAGCGAGATCACGAGACATCCCGGAATGCCCGCAGCACTCGGGCCAGCGCCTTCTCGTTGACGTAACTGTCCACCGACAGGCGAACGCCGCTGGGCAGGTCTATGTCTATCGCACCGGGGCGGGCGCCGGGATGAGGGCGGACCAGTTCCTCCGGCGCTGACGGCATCGGCGACGAAACAGGTCGCGGCGCCTTCTGGGGCTCGGGCATCGCCGGCACGGCCACAGGCTCCGTCGTTATGATTGCCCCGTAGGGAATGAACTCGAGCGCCTCACTGGCGATCGCCGCTGCCTGGCGGCGCGCCGATCGCCAATTATAGATCAAGCTCTCGGCAATCTCATGGCGCTCGGCAACCTGGCGGACCGATACGCCGTCTGCATCCGCCTCGGCGAGGATCGCTGCCTTCTCGACATCCGAAAACTTCCTGCGCCGTTCGGTGCGCGCGATGATCTCCACCCGATCCTTCACTTGGCCTCCTTCTGGAGTCCAGAAAGAGACTCCTTAGCAGAGAGGTCCATCAGCGCCGGGCCTCAATGCCGCAACACGCCGGAGGCCGTACGCTTACAGACGATCCCAGAAGTTGCTCAATGCGGATGCTGATTTTGATTTCTCCTATCCGCTGCAACTTCTTGGCTGGATACGCGAGGATTGCATTGATATCATCAAGCAGGTTCTAGGTTCTTCTTATGTTCCTATTAAATCTGCGTGTTTTTTCTGTCCTGCCTCGAAAATTTGGGAGCTATACTGGCTGGCCGCACATCACCCGGATCTTCTCGACCGAGCCCTCCTGCTTGAGCGCAATGCCCTCACGGGACGCCATAGCCGTTTTGACGAGATCGAATTCGGAGCCACCTGGGAAGAGCTTGTGAGCAATGCAGACCGCTTTCCAAGTTCGAACACGACGGTCGGCCTGGGGCGGAACTTTGCATGGAACCAATGGGCAAGGGTCAATGACGTCGTTGACGAAGCGTTTCGCGTTCGACGCAGCGAGGCCGCTCGATCACGCTTTCGTATCCGCGCCGCCCAGCTTCGCAAATCCGACAATGCGAATGATGCCCGGGCCATATCAGGCGTGCCCTTGGCGGCCGCAGCCTGAGTGTCGGTAACGGTCGGCTTCCGTTGGAACGGCGTCGGCGTATCGAGAAAGCGGACGCCTGCCTGCATGCCAACAGGCTTCTCTCGAAATGGAGGAAGGAGGGAAGGGGAGTGGTGGTTCACTTCGGAGTTCTCTTGTCATGCTCAAGGCCAACAACCCACCGCCCGATGCGCCGCGAACGTCTCCGGTCTTCGTCTCTGGCTCGCTTTCCATCCAACAGCTTCCCGATAGCGTAAAGCAGCGACTTCAAATCATCGTAGAGCGTGAACTCCCGGTTCTGATCGGCGATGCCCATGGTGCGGACGCGGCCATCCAGCGGTGCATTTTCGACTATGGCGCGCGCGATGTGACGGTCTTTTGCGGGGGAACGAAGCCCCGGCACAATATCGGGGGATGGCCGGTGAAGCGAGTGCGAGCCGATGCTCCTACGTGGACGCGCGCGTTCCACAGCGCCAAGGACAAGGAGATGGCCAGCCTTGCCGGGGCAGGCTTCGTTATCTGGGATGGAACCAGCCAGGGCAGTCGCGCCAACATCCGGCGGCTGTGCGAACGCCGGCGCTATGTTGTCGTCTATCTCCACGCCCAAGGACGCTTCATCACTCTGGCGACCGATACCGAGCGGACAGACTTCCTGAAATCCCGCCTCGCCAGCTGACGTTTCGCCTACCAGCTGAATTGGCTGAAGCCCCCAACGGAGCCTCGCGCTGTGCGGCCCTGCCGCACGGGCGTCTGCGCCATCGCATGCATTGCAAGGATCAAGGCCATGCCCGAAATCATGGAAATCGCCACGTATCGCCTCGCGGAACTGGACGAAAGCGCGAAGGAAACTGCCCGGAATTGGTATCGCGAAAACGGTCTTTGCTATGAATGGCATGATGCTGCGTTCGACGATTTTGAACAGGTCTGCGACATCCTTGGGATCAGCCTCAAGACCAATATAGTGCGCCTCTACGGGGGCAGGACACGCAGCGAACCGCGCATCTACTTCACAGGCTTCTGGAACCAGGGCGATGGCGCCTCCTACGAGGCGGTATATTCCTATGCGAAGGGCGCACACCGTCGCATTCGCGAACACGCGCCCCTTAGCACCGAGCTTCACCGTATCGCCGATGTGCTGCGGGATGTGCAGCGGCGCAATTTTTATCAGCTCAGCGCCAATGTCTCTCATCGCGGCCGCTACTATCACGAATACAGCATGACGATTTCCGTTGAACGGGATGGGCCCTGCCAGGACGTGTCGGCAGATTCCGAAGAAACAATCGCACAAGCGCTGCGGGATCTTGCCTGCTGGCTCTATGACCGCCTTCGCTGCGAATATGAGTATCTCAGTTCAGACGAAGCGGTCGATAGCGACATTTGCGCCAACGATTACAAGTTTACCGCTACCGGGCGTCGCTCGGTCTCTCTCGAATAGCCCGTTCCGTGGTGCGATCAGCCATGAAAGGAGGAGGGACAATGACCGGGACCATCCGATTGTCCGCCAGCGATATCCGGCAAATACGCGAGGTGGCAGAGCGCATTGCCCGCCGTGATAGTTCCGCCGCGCGGTTCGCGATCGAGATCGCCGAGCGCGTCAGCCTTGTAACAGGCGATGTTGCCCTCAATGTCCTCGCGATCAGCGATGACCCCGATTGGGCAGACACCGACCTCAACACGACATTCCCCTGGTCGCGCATCCGCGAGCGTCACGCGCTGAAGGAAGGGCGGGCCCTGTTCGACCTCTACATCTACGAGCGGCCCGGCGTCAGGGAGACCGGCGATCTTGTCTGCTGCGTTCAGGTCGAGCTGGATGCCAATGGGCTTGCCGCCATCCACGCCGACAGCACGATGCATATCTGGCGCCGGCCGGATCCGCCCAGTGATCTTCCCCTCAACCCGATGCTATGATCGCGATCGACCTTGATTGCGCAGCAGCCCATCATCAGGATATCCGCCATGCGCCTGTCAGATGAATTGGCCGCCCAACGGCGGTTTTATGCCATGCCATTGATCACTGCCCCCTCGGTGATGGTCATCGACATTCCGCAAAATCTTGCCGGGGCAGGCCTCGCGCTTGGTCGCTATTATATCGTGATAGTCGAAGCCAATGAGGAACTCGCCGAGTTCGAAGCCTTCCTTGCTGCGGACCGTGTGGCCATGCGACCACCTGACCTTCTCGATCGAAGGCCCAGCCGGCGCGAAGCGGGCGCAATCGGTTTCTTTGAGTTCGCGCCTCCGGAACCTGGCTGGCCATGGATCCTGCTTTGCCATTGGCCGCGGAACTTTACCGGGCTGTTCGACACCGATCCGAGTGCTCTGGCACGCGGTGCCTATTCGATGGAAGCCTTTCAGGACCGGGATGCCCTCCAGTCGATGCTAAAGGCGCATATCGCCGTGTTCGGAGATTTGGCGAGTGTGCGAACCGTCCCCTCGCTGTCCGGGGTAGTCGGGCGAGCATAGCAGGGCACGCATTCACGCTGCCAAATTGCACTGGCTGCCGTTCAGGATGTTTCCAGCAGCCGCTCTTTTGCCAGATCCAGCGCATGCGACAACCGCATCGCTACAACCTGATCTTCCGGGTCAACGAGGATAGCGAGTGCCTCCTCCATCAACTCGATCGCCTTTTCCAGCCCCGACACTTCCTTTGTCATGACCGTTTCCCTCCGTAAATCCCGGCTCAGTCGGCGGGCATCCTCCATAAGAAGGATGCCGGCCCCTGAGCCGGACGGTCGAAACGCGAGAATAGACGCGCGCGCCTGCATCTTTAGCCGAACAGCCTGGACATACACACAGGCCATCCGGCCGCAAAAGCCTTGCAGCCGACTCTATTCCTACGAAGTTTCGACGCTCCGGCCCGCCACCGGCGAACGCCAACCCTCTAACCCGATTGGTATCTACTGCCAACCGCTTCATGGGATTGTCACGAGGGGCGACCGGAATTCAGGTGTTCGCCTGGTGGACCACCTCAGCGGGTGGACTGGCGCGCACCAACCACTGGCCGATACATATCGGCGCGGCCCTGCATCACGCCCGCCAGCCATACAAGATGACTTGCGGCATCGGCGAGCGGCAACAGGGACACCGCGTCAAACAGCCGGCGCTGATAAGGAGCATCCCGGTCGAGAACCTCGGCCAGACGCTCGCGCGCCGGACTGTTCGGATCGCTGATACCCGCATTGGCTTCGCGGGCCGCCTCCAGAAAGGTCTCGGCCAGTTCCTGGGTTTCATAATATCCGCTGTCGAGACCTTCCCCCAGGGCCAGCGCCGCAATCTCGCTGCGCACGTCCGGCAGATCGGGATCATTGACGGCATCGATCAGGGGCAAGTTGAAATCGAAACCGGCAAGAAAATCGTCGATCATGGGGAATATCCTTTCTGATCGTATTGAAACATATAGAGAACAGAATTGCAACTCTGAAATCCATCGTCCATGATAAGGCATGACTACGAATCTCTGTTTCCAGCTCTTTCCTCTATCGTCCGCAAGGGCGCCTTATTGCTCCAGCAGGACCGCAGTGTGACCATGACGGTCGTTCCCCTGCGTCTGCGCGGCGTGTTGCACACCAATGAGC encodes:
- a CDS encoding adenine nucleotide alpha hydrolase family protein, whose translation is MIVARPPAWAHRLRSLEGRLLAVCFGAGVDSTAMLIALYLAGIRPQIITFADVGGEKPETLVHLARMNAVLASWGWPPIDICRKVTLASTSYDDLYGNCIANETLPSLAFGKKTCSQKYKQTPQDQFIKGARSGPNARLPHPVWEEAQRTGQRIVKLIGYDCGRADMRRS
- the tnpA gene encoding IS66-like element accessory protein TnpA, producing MKDRVEIIARTERRRKFSDVEKAAILAEADADGVSVRQVAERHEIAESLIYNWRSARRQAAAIASEALEFIPYGAIITTEPVAVPAMPEPQKAPRPVSSPMPSAPEELVRPHPGARPGAIDIDLPSGVRLSVDSYVNEKALARVLRAFRDVS
- the tnpB gene encoding IS66 family insertion sequence element accessory protein TnpB (TnpB, as the term is used for proteins encoded by IS66 family insertion elements, is considered an accessory protein, since TnpC, encoded by a neighboring gene, is a DDE family transposase.), with amino-acid sequence MISLAPGTKVYLASKPVSMRLGFDGLAALVRPLFAVEPYGGHVFLFRSKSGNYLKALHWDGTGLCLFAKRLERSRFVWPPLIEGGVVLTPAQFALLIEAMDWRRTVAPDPPRLPEQI
- a CDS encoding IS110-like element ISShsp1 family transposase — encoded protein: MEQITRIGMDTSKNVFQLHGVDAAEKPVLRKKLTRREMIRFFEKLPPTLVAIEACGSSHHWARLLGSLGHDVRLIAPQLAKPYVKRGKNDAADAEALCEAVSRPTMRFVPVKTAEQQAALMLVGVRERLIQKRTQLVNAIRGYGAEFGITAATGACRVVPLLECIAEDETIPELARELFALQGKEYAQLQCEIERIDAKLMEWHRNDECSQRLAKIPGVGPIGATLLMMKTPDPHLFKSGRDFAAWMGLTPKDHSTAGKTRHGVITRAGDELLRSTLVVGATAVVQHARNGRGRNLTPWLIGLIARKSPKLVAVAVANKAARVAWKLMVSGERYQCVAPPALTAVAA